From Peptoanaerobacter stomatis, one genomic window encodes:
- the cas10 gene encoding type III-B CRISPR-associated protein Cas10/Cmr2, with protein MNKKYIGITIGPIVKTLMLTTTPAGLWGASYIFSYFTKNLIDQLEQILGISKESFLVPVRNNEVETIIKDCPWAGLFHDRIIFQTDPSIPLTKIDQCIKKCKEDLSKEILTICLTENEDIERAKKFIEDYLQVHVIEKEVEKGKNPILALSPNLDILELGQSYIPKEDKNYLLDFLENRDSLEQKKPENRNQNIKRFTQKIEKTQQLMKWHFLEEEHIITIDDIAGVSGNKIGVNTQTKNYFALVNADGDNLGKVLKSMEDTQGNQVIEEIKGFSEKCFDYARRAFEKVEKYGGKMIYAGGDDLLFIAPVKNHEETIFHLLSTLNDEFINCFFGFSFKEEGQEKKMGFSAGVMICYYKYPLKEALISVLDQLDKSKKIKTKNTISVHFEKHSGKQHGIQFINFFNNCENNKIYTMFLDLLEEYGKQNGQLNNSKDFLRSLGTKLQDYRNVFLIAMVKDGAAKRNYLNEVFKNLFEEYPGIFDETKTKEEKSEEANYIERIVDLLEEIFYMKLSLIQDKTEKTKRQAALDSLQEIETVIGLLKFYNEKEIK; from the coding sequence ATGAACAAGAAATATATCGGAATAACAATCGGACCGATTGTAAAAACATTGATGTTAACAACGACCCCTGCAGGTTTGTGGGGGGCAAGTTATATTTTTTCGTATTTTACAAAAAATTTAATCGACCAATTAGAACAAATTTTGGGGATTTCAAAGGAGTCTTTTTTGGTTCCTGTAAGAAATAATGAGGTTGAGACTATCATCAAGGATTGTCCATGGGCAGGACTGTTTCATGACAGAATTATTTTTCAGACAGATCCTTCTATTCCTTTAACCAAAATCGACCAATGCATAAAAAAATGTAAGGAAGATCTATCCAAGGAAATTCTGACCATTTGTTTAACAGAAAATGAGGATATTGAGAGAGCGAAGAAATTCATAGAAGATTATTTGCAAGTTCATGTAATTGAAAAAGAAGTAGAAAAGGGAAAGAATCCGATATTAGCTTTGAGTCCAAATTTGGATATTTTGGAATTGGGACAAAGCTATATTCCGAAGGAAGATAAAAATTATTTGTTAGATTTTTTAGAAAATAGAGATAGTTTGGAGCAGAAGAAACCGGAAAATAGAAATCAAAATATAAAAAGATTCACTCAAAAAATAGAAAAAACACAACAGTTGATGAAATGGCATTTTCTTGAAGAGGAACATATCATTACAATTGATGATATAGCAGGCGTTAGCGGAAATAAAATTGGTGTAAATACTCAAACCAAAAATTATTTTGCATTGGTAAACGCTGATGGAGATAATTTGGGGAAAGTTCTAAAAAGTATGGAAGATACTCAAGGAAATCAAGTGATAGAAGAAATCAAAGGTTTTTCAGAAAAATGCTTTGATTATGCAAGAAGAGCTTTTGAAAAAGTGGAAAAATATGGTGGAAAGATGATTTATGCAGGAGGCGATGACTTACTATTCATCGCTCCTGTAAAAAATCATGAAGAAACGATTTTTCATTTACTATCTACTTTAAATGATGAATTTATAAATTGTTTCTTTGGGTTTTCTTTCAAGGAAGAAGGACAGGAAAAAAAGATGGGATTTTCAGCAGGCGTTATGATTTGCTATTATAAATACCCTTTGAAGGAAGCTTTAATCAGCGTTTTAGATCAATTGGATAAATCTAAAAAAATCAAAACCAAAAATACAATTAGCGTTCATTTTGAAAAGCATTCAGGAAAACAACATGGAATTCAATTTATAAATTTTTTCAATAACTGTGAAAATAATAAAATTTATACTATGTTTTTAGACTTGTTGGAAGAATATGGAAAACAAAACGGGCAATTAAATAATTCGAAAGATTTTTTAAGGTCGCTTGGTACGAAGTTACAAGATTATCGAAATGTCTTTTTGATTGCCATGGTAAAAGATGGTGCAGCAAAGAGGAACTATTTAAATGAAGTTTTTAAAAACCTTTTTGAAGAATACCCCGGAATTTTTGATGAAACTAAGACAAAGGAGGAGAAAAGCGAAGAAGCAAATTATATTGAAAGGATAGTTGATTTGTTGGAAGAAATTTTTTACATGAAATTATCTCTGATTCAAGATAAAACAGAAAAAACAAAACGGCAAGCAGCTTTGGATAGTTTACAGGAAATAGAGACAGTTATAGGGTTATTGAAGTTTTATAATGAAAAGGAGATAAAATAA
- a CDS encoding type III-B CRISPR module-associated Cmr3 family protein: MAIYKVLFHPLEEYFFGEDGSFREGVSNAEYFITSRFFPSQTTVFGIIRYLNLLCLKDKGSYLQEEKKLNNKTVGKKGFSIESAIDSNSEVQNFGIIKGMSGVFLHRYDVEDKVNRVYVTLPKDAKKQPEIDKSYTSIFDEGEESVVTSNGKKMMPQKYNVKEGLEIGFISIDAGISDAGELLQNELSVIEPPFEYVLKTGLKINRKMNKPKDMVDLTNTQDPMSSLFKKEYVRLKQESGEVEYSFGVYVEIENDEEEEVTKRMNRVVGIGLGGSLFSVRTSKIEEIEKKRLKNGLVLNVGKIFENHVKKENILYCISPCYVSNPQDILMKSEFASLDTVSNRPMNGGNIDDAWRKTKALYCMMDSGSVLITSHMNEIIKEFQKDGLQQIGYNHYYLGGEI, translated from the coding sequence ATGGCGATATATAAAGTTTTATTTCATCCACTGGAAGAATACTTTTTTGGAGAAGACGGTTCTTTTCGTGAAGGAGTAAGCAATGCGGAATATTTTATTACTTCCAGATTTTTTCCGAGCCAAACGACTGTATTCGGAATTATTCGATATTTAAATTTATTATGTCTAAAAGACAAAGGATCATATTTGCAGGAAGAAAAGAAACTGAATAATAAGACTGTCGGGAAAAAAGGATTTTCTATCGAATCAGCCATCGATTCTAACAGTGAAGTTCAGAATTTTGGAATCATAAAGGGTATGAGCGGAGTTTTTCTTCATAGATATGATGTAGAGGATAAAGTGAATCGAGTTTATGTAACACTTCCTAAAGACGCAAAAAAGCAGCCGGAGATAGATAAGAGCTACACTTCCATTTTTGATGAAGGGGAAGAATCGGTAGTGACTTCAAATGGAAAAAAAATGATGCCTCAAAAGTATAATGTGAAAGAGGGGTTGGAAATTGGATTTATCAGTATTGATGCAGGAATTTCCGATGCCGGAGAGCTGTTACAAAATGAGTTGTCGGTTATAGAACCTCCATTTGAATATGTTTTAAAAACAGGATTAAAAATCAATAGAAAAATGAATAAACCGAAGGATATGGTAGATTTGACCAATACTCAAGATCCCATGAGTTCTTTATTCAAAAAAGAATATGTCCGATTGAAACAAGAATCAGGTGAAGTGGAATACTCGTTTGGAGTTTATGTAGAGATAGAAAATGATGAGGAAGAGGAAGTAACAAAAAGAATGAACCGAGTTGTCGGAATTGGATTGGGAGGTTCTCTGTTTTCTGTAAGAACATCAAAAATAGAAGAAATAGAGAAAAAAAGATTAAAAAATGGATTGGTATTAAATGTGGGCAAAATTTTTGAGAACCATGTAAAGAAAGAAAATATTTTGTATTGTATATCTCCGTGCTATGTAAGCAATCCACAAGACATTTTGATGAAAAGTGAATTTGCTTCATTGGATACAGTGTCCAATCGTCCGATGAATGGTGGCAATATCGATGATGCGTGGAGAAAGACAAAAGCTTTATATTGTATGATGGATTCAGGAAGTGTCTTAATTACGAGTCATATGAATGAAATTATAAAAGAATTCCAGAAAGATGGATTACAGCAAATAGGATACAATCATTATTACTTAGGAGGAGAAATATGA
- the cmr4 gene encoding type III-B CRISPR module RAMP protein Cmr4 has product MKVALLKAKCITNLHIGTSGNVYGDIKSEVEKDAVLATPIMPSSGIKGAFRDFWRANGTTGTSVTIFGSDAEEENQNRKGNCKFLSGQLLFRPMRVSKGDRAYCLVTTPELLQVMINTIDSFQIKLNLQSAKSAEDFEKALNDIKKELNEKIGQVVAGIVNKDDHAIMEVEGYDVKEIQNEENILYKILLEISDGVPVVIMRTDFFRMIDLPIIARNYLKDGKSTNLWYEEFVPHQSYFYFPVLWEKEEAKVFSDFIKKISKQPIAFGGNNSVGYGYCTITPMNKEWEENDGE; this is encoded by the coding sequence ATGAAAGTCGCATTATTAAAAGCAAAGTGCATTACTAATCTGCATATTGGCACAAGTGGAAATGTTTATGGAGACATAAAAAGCGAGGTGGAGAAGGATGCTGTTTTAGCAACGCCGATTATGCCCTCTTCAGGTATCAAAGGGGCTTTTCGAGACTTTTGGAGAGCAAATGGGACTACAGGAACTTCTGTTACTATTTTTGGATCCGATGCTGAAGAAGAAAATCAAAATAGAAAAGGAAACTGTAAATTTCTAAGCGGACAACTGCTGTTTAGACCGATGAGGGTATCAAAAGGAGATCGTGCCTATTGTTTGGTGACGACACCTGAGTTACTTCAAGTAATGATTAATACTATTGACTCCTTTCAAATTAAATTAAATCTCCAATCTGCAAAAAGTGCTGAAGATTTCGAAAAAGCTCTTAATGACATAAAAAAGGAGCTAAACGAAAAGATAGGGCAAGTCGTAGCGGGAATTGTAAACAAAGATGACCATGCCATCATGGAAGTTGAAGGATATGATGTAAAAGAAATACAAAACGAAGAGAATATCCTATATAAAATTTTGCTGGAAATTAGCGATGGTGTTCCCGTTGTTATTATGAGAACGGATTTTTTTCGGATGATCGATTTGCCGATTATTGCCAGAAATTATTTGAAAGATGGAAAAAGCACAAACTTATGGTATGAAGAATTTGTTCCTCATCAAAGTTATTTTTATTTTCCTGTATTATGGGAAAAAGAAGAGGCTAAAGTTTTTTCAGATTTTATTAAAAAAATTAGTAAACAACCGATTGCTTTTGGCGGAAATAATTCTGTTGGCTATGGTTATTGCACTATTACTCCGATGAATAAAGAGTGGGAGGAGAATGATGGAGAATAA
- the cmr6 gene encoding type III-B CRISPR module RAMP protein Cmr6: MNGDWRNELQKLEEKIKNSGENKITNLGYAFQTQDYYMQTEKVEEDVKRIVDFTLDDKTKEMIKNRQKELQKLVKGETSKLDIGCFQACVSYPGLLVGMSNPVMSSLKQGSDEEGQDSAFKTGFSFDYVTGLPYIPGSSIKGMLRASIEKYKTDVCQWLEDNIGILADERLFKEIIYEMFGDENNEVNDDKMQNNTNVLERDVFLDAIIIDGSNDKILKSDYITPHSSMFKNPIPIRILAIKPEVKLEFHFLLREKIIAKMNREQRFKLYKGLILDLGIGAKTNTGYGSLKEV, translated from the coding sequence ATGAATGGTGATTGGAGAAATGAGTTGCAAAAACTAGAGGAAAAAATAAAAAATTCAGGAGAAAATAAGATTACAAATTTGGGGTATGCGTTTCAAACACAAGATTATTATATGCAAACAGAGAAGGTCGAAGAGGATGTAAAAAGAATCGTTGATTTTACATTGGATGATAAAACAAAGGAAATGATTAAAAATCGACAAAAGGAATTGCAAAAATTGGTAAAAGGCGAGACTTCCAAGCTTGATATAGGCTGTTTTCAAGCTTGTGTGAGTTATCCAGGGTTGTTGGTCGGCATGTCAAATCCTGTAATGTCGAGTTTGAAACAGGGATCGGATGAGGAAGGGCAAGACAGTGCGTTTAAAACTGGTTTTAGTTTTGACTATGTAACAGGCTTACCTTATATTCCGGGATCTTCAATTAAGGGGATGTTGAGAGCTTCCATTGAGAAGTATAAAACAGATGTTTGTCAGTGGCTTGAGGATAACATAGGTATTTTGGCTGATGAAAGACTGTTTAAAGAAATAATATATGAAATGTTTGGAGACGAGAATAATGAAGTAAATGACGATAAAATGCAGAATAACACTAATGTGTTGGAGAGAGATGTGTTTTTGGATGCCATTATTATTGATGGATCGAACGATAAAATTTTAAAATCGGATTATATCACGCCGCATTCATCTATGTTCAAAAATCCAATACCAATTCGAATATTGGCAATTAAACCGGAAGTAAAACTTGAATTTCACTTTTTATTAAGAGAAAAGATAATTGCAAAAATGAATCGGGAACAAAGATTTAAACTTTATAAGGGTTTAATTTTGGATTTGGGTATTGGTGCAAAAACGAATACTGGATATGGAAGTTTGAAAGAAGTTTAA
- a CDS encoding DUF2442 domain-containing protein translates to MSAIKVKSVKPLKNQILEVEFVNKEVKLYDVKQLFEEFEDYKLLMNDDIFNLVHVDCGGSAIVFNEDLDITEHELYENGVSQTKIVNKTLYKNGQGRIGSKINIPLGWIQHLGVTEEDQEIQLTFLGDKIIIQK, encoded by the coding sequence ATGTCTGCTATCAAAGTAAAATCAGTTAAACCGCTTAAAAATCAAATACTAGAAGTAGAATTTGTCAATAAAGAAGTAAAACTATATGATGTTAAACAATTATTTGAAGAGTTTGAAGATTACAAATTACTAATGAATGATGATATATTTAACCTAGTTCATGTTGATTGTGGAGGTAGTGCCATAGTATTTAATGAAGATTTAGACATAACAGAACACGAACTATATGAAAATGGAGTATCACAAACAAAAATAGTAAATAAAACACTATATAAAAACGGTCAAGGACGCATTGGCTCAAAAATAAACATACCTCTAGGGTGGATCCAACATTTAGGAGTAACAGAAGAAGACCAAGAAATACAATTAACATTCTTAGGAGATAAAATAATAATACAAAAATAA
- a CDS encoding DUF4160 domain-containing protein, with protein sequence MPEITRFYGILIKIFFVREHNPPHFHAVYGEYNGTFDIATLEMLEGDLPIKAQKLIQEWASQYQDRLMNMWNTKTLEKLPPLV encoded by the coding sequence ATGCCGGAGATTACAAGATTTTATGGAATACTAATCAAAATATTTTTTGTAAGAGAACACAATCCACCACACTTTCACGCAGTATACGGAGAATATAACGGAACATTTGACATAGCAACACTTGAAATGCTAGAGGGCGATTTACCAATAAAAGCACAAAAATTAATACAAGAATGGGCTAGTCAATATCAAGATAGATTAATGAATATGTGGAATACAAAAACACTAGAAAAACTACCACCGCTTGTATAG
- a CDS encoding C40 family peptidase: MKTRADILKYAESLIGYTNYKLGAKYYNYNNDVNKPKLLDCSGFVVWAYKMAGFNVPDGTYHQWNNSQEVSTKNLKIGDIGIKDKDGLGTYNHIGIYAGNGYWIHCNYSRNGVTLEKTNMFKFYRRFNIMKDVKEDVIPATNNTVSSKSTVKGDDEVVTKGKFNVNGKELEMDRILKEGHNYIKVKDLEKAGFKINYIQETKTVKIDSN; this comes from the coding sequence TTGAAAACAAGAGCTGATATATTAAAATATGCTGAATCTCTAATAGGATACACAAACTATAAACTGGGAGCTAAGTATTACAATTATAATAACGATGTGAATAAACCTAAATTGCTTGACTGTAGCGGTTTTGTTGTATGGGCATATAAAATGGCTGGATTTAACGTACCGGACGGAACATATCATCAATGGAATAATTCTCAAGAGGTATCTACTAAAAATTTAAAAATTGGAGATATAGGTATCAAAGATAAAGACGGACTAGGAACCTATAATCATATCGGAATATACGCAGGAAATGGCTATTGGATACATTGCAACTATAGCAGAAACGGAGTAACATTAGAGAAAACAAACATGTTTAAATTCTATAGAAGATTTAACATTATGAAAGATGTAAAAGAAGATGTTATTCCTGCAACAAATAATACGGTATCAAGCAAATCCACGGTAAAAGGAGATGATGAAGTGGTAACAAAAGGCAAATTCAACGTGAACGGGAAAGAATTAGAAATGGATAGAATACTAAAAGAGGGACACAATTATATTAAAGTAAAAGACTTAGAAAAAGCAGGTTTTAAAATAAACTATATCCAAGAAACAAAAACAGTAAAGATAGATAGTAACTAG
- a CDS encoding phage holin, LLH family has product MKQEYFEILISALKIILMLITIFIVPKLKALIEQNTTAKQRQELINFANIAIKIAEEYYKDKNKGKEKKDFVIEWLNKSGIKATDEQINNIIDMIVAWYNANGWNKTISKEVI; this is encoded by the coding sequence ATGAAACAAGAATATTTTGAGATATTAATATCTGCATTAAAGATTATACTAATGCTAATCACTATATTTATAGTGCCGAAGTTGAAAGCACTTATTGAACAAAATACCACAGCAAAACAAAGACAAGAGCTGATAAACTTTGCGAACATAGCTATTAAGATAGCAGAAGAGTATTACAAAGATAAAAATAAAGGCAAGGAAAAGAAAGATTTTGTCATCGAATGGCTCAACAAATCAGGAATAAAAGCAACTGATGAACAGATTAATAACATAATAGATATGATAGTAGCATGGTATAACGCTAACGGTTGGAACAAAACTATATCAAAGGAAGTGATATAG